From one Triticum aestivum cultivar Chinese Spring chromosome 4B, IWGSC CS RefSeq v2.1, whole genome shotgun sequence genomic stretch:
- the LOC123093094 gene encoding uncharacterized protein yields MSGGSMAMGARSKHHPKSLALRCYCYAASHRSLTLLVWGLAALVVLLNFHLLVTHGKDDQSGRPREIHRTILRELEVVEEERFQVTPARSRRNPRAVRRKGEHTKPLSVVDEFLDESSAVHDMFFPEPRTAIDPVHGGNDSMYFYHPGRVWLDTDGKPIQAHGGGVLYDERTETYFWYGENKDGKTYKAHSKGADRVDIVGVSCYSSKDLWAWKNEGVVLRGEKKNVTHDLHVSNVLERPKVIYNDRTGKYVMWMHIDDANYTKASVGVAVSDSPTGPFSYLYSKRPHDCESRDMTIFKDDNGKAYLIYSSEDNSELHIGQLTDDYLDVTDDMRRLLVAQHREAPSLFKFDGTYYMITSGCTGWAPNTALAHAATSVMGPWETLGNPCVGGNDIFRSTTFFSQSTFVLPLPGLRGSFIFMADRWNPSELRDSRYVWLPLTVGGVPDEAADYSFMFPLWSRVSIYWHRRWRLPEGWTDS; encoded by the exons ATGAGTGGCGGCAGCATGGCCATGGGCGCGAGGAGCAAGCACCATCCCAAATCTCTGGCCCTGCGCTGCTACTGCTACGCGGCGAGCCACCGCTCCCTGACCCTGCTGGTGTGGGGCCTGGCGGCGCTGGTGGTCCTTCTGAATTTCCACCTGCTCGTCACCCACGGCAAGGATGACCAGAGCGGCAGGCCCCGCGAGATCCACCGGACGATACTCAGGGagctggaggtggtggaggaggagagGTTCCAGGTGACGCCCGCCCGCAGCCGGAGGAACCCCCGGGCCGTGCGGCGCAAGGGGGAGCACACCAAGCCGCTGTCCGTGGTGGACGAGTTCTTGGACGAGTCCTCCGCGGTGCACGACATGTTCTTCCCGGAGCCGAGGACGGCCATCGATCCCGTCCATGGCGGCAACGACAGCATGTACTTCTACCACCCCGGGAGGGTGTGGCTCGACACCGACGGCAAGCCGATCCAGGCTCATGGAGGCGGCGTGCTGTATGATGAGAGGACCGAGACCTACTTCTGGTACGGGGAGAACAAGGATGGGAAGACCTACAAAGCTCACAGCAAGGGTGCTGATCGA GTTGACATCGTTGGAGTGAGTTGCTATTCTTCCAAGGACCTGTGGGCATGGAAAAATGAAGGAGTCGTGCTCCGTGGCGAGAAAAAGAATGTGACACATGACCTCCACGTATCCAACGTCCTGGAGAGGCCGAAGGTGATCTACAACGATCGGACCGGCAAATACGTGATGTGGATGCACATAGATGATGCTAACTACACCAAGGCATCGGTCGGCGTGGCGGTCAGCGACTCTCCCACAGGCCCGTTCTCCTACCTCTACAGCAAGCGCCCACATGACTGCGAGAGCAGAGACATGACCATTTTCAAGGATGACAATGGGAAGGCCTACCTGATATACTCATCCGAGGACAACAGCGAGCTCCACATCGGCCAGCTAACCGACGACTACCTCGACGTGACGGACGACATGAGGAGGCTTCTCGTCGCGCAGCACCGAGAAGCCCCGTCGCTCTTCAAGTTCGACGGCACCTACTACATGATAACCTCAGGGTGCACGGGCTGGGCGCCGAACACCGCGCTGGCTCACGCCGCGACGTCGGTCATGGGGCCTTGGGAGACGCTGGGTAACCCCTGCGTGGGAGGGAACGACATATTCCGGTCGACCACGTTCTTCTCCCAGAGCACATTCGTGCTGCCACTCCCAGGCTTAAGAGGCTCGTTCATCTTCATGGCCGACCGGTGGAACCCTTCGGAGCTGCGGGACTCGCGGTACGTGTGGCTGCCGCTGACGGTAGGTGGCGTGCCCGATGAGGCCGCAGACTACAGCTTCATGTTCCCGCTCTGGTCCCGGGTGTCGATTTACTGGCACCGGCGATGGCGGCTCCCTGAGGGGTGGACAGATTCTTGA